In Sciurus carolinensis chromosome 4, mSciCar1.2, whole genome shotgun sequence, the sequence gggggTAGCAACACCTACTTCAACGGGGTGTCACAAGGACCCACTGGGATCCACACAGCACACTACCCACCCAGCGCAGGCTGACGCTTGACTAGGATGGTCACAGTCACCTTACCTCAGCAGGTGGCAGTTCTTTGGGGGGTTCTTCCTTGTTCACCAGTGTCCGGGACATGTTGGTCAAGGCTTTTGTTCGAATAGTGGAGGGGAAAGCAGGAGCAGTGTATGCATCATTTTGAACCACTTTGGTGAGAGGGAGGGTCTTGGACATGGAGAGCTTGGAACTGCTCAGCCCAGCCTATACAAAGAGGCAGAGAGGGATCTGAAAATGCCCTGAAGAGCCAAGAACTAGATGAATACATGAATCTTTGATGTTGCTCTGCTCCACATCCATTAGAAGTCTGAAGCAAAGAAAGGCTACCAGTGACATCCACTAGGGAAGGGGTAGAAAGGGACAAAAGCATACGGCCCAAGCATGTGACCATAGAAGACAATTCCTACAGTGCTCGAAGCTCTGGCAGGAAGCTTCCTAGCCTTGACCTAGAAACTCCCAGGAACCACAAGCTCACCCATATTCAAACTTGCCAAAATCTCTACAATTTGGGGTTGGTCATAAGATCAAAAGCTTGAAATCAAGTTCATTCTTAAGATAAGCTTCTAATACAATGGAAGAATCACCAGCTCTAGGCTGACAGGGCACAGGAACTCACTCTGAAGAAGGTTCAGAACCCCCAGCTTTTTGGTCACAGATCTGGCCACATGGAAGCACCAGGGCCGTGGCATCCTCAGCAATCAGCTTACTAAGGATTTGCTGGCAGAATCAACACATGCAGACCACCAAAAATGGTTCCCACTCCAACTGGGGATGCGGTcccatgaaaacataaaattccCTTGTATTAACATGTCTGAGAAAAGAGATGCTGGACACAAGCAGCAGGTGGTATTGTTGTTTTAGGACAGGTCTATATAGTGCTGACCCAGGGATAAAGCAGCAGCCAGAGGGGCAGATCAGAATACAGGGAGGCCCCATTCACCAGGCCTCTCTAATGTGAGTGAAGCATCCTCTCCAAGTTGGATTCTAGCTCTCTCAAGCTGCTCTGTGTCACAATAGCCAGGACAGTGTAGAGGTTACGCATGGGGCCCCAGGAACTATGCTACTTTGGCTCAACAACTACATCTACTACTTACAAGTTGGGTGATGTTGAACAGGTTAACCTTTCTATatctgtttcctcatccataaaatgagagTAAAAATACCCATTTCAcagggtgggaggagagagggtcttttttttgttttttgtaccagaaattgaacccaggggtgcctaaccactgagcaacatccccagtcctttttaatattttatttagagacagggcctagctaagttgctgaggttgactttgaactcatgttcctcctgcctcagcctcccaagctgctgggatcacaggcgtacACCACTGCTTGGCTAAGGGAAGAtcttaaatgagttaatataaatactattttttttcaattagggTTAACCACTAAGTGAGCCAGCTAAGTTCTCTTGGCAGCAGATGCAAGTGATCTACTTACTAGAAAGGCCTGGTTCCTTTATAAAGAAACACACTGCCAACATTCAGCTTCACATACCACTCTTAAGAGCTTAATTATAACCAGGAGACTGGTCCACATACTCAGGGTGGTTACTAAAACTGAGTCTTTGGGCCTCTGAAGGTAAAATAAAGGAGGTGCCTGCCACAAGGAACTGGCTGGGCAGCCCACCAGCCTCCCTGCTGTGGCTCAGCTGTACCCACTGAGCTCAGTACTGGGACCACCCTGATACTGCCTGCTTTACTTCTCTGCATGATGTCTGACCAAAACCCTAGTAGGTAAGTTTTTCTTGCACAGAGGCTGTACCTACTGGAGCCCACCAATCAGATGAGGTTTATTCTTACTGACACCAACCCAGGGAATTCAAAATCCAAGCTCAAGCCCAGAGTCACTGTCCATAGTGGGTCAGGGagtacaaaggaaagaaaaagagactccCTCCTGTGGGATTAATTCACTACTATGATTTgagtgtcccctccaaaactgaTGCTGAAACTTAATTTTCGGAGTGACAGCATTAAGAATTGTTTTGGTCATCAGGGAATCACTATCATGATTAGATTAAGGCCACTCTCATAGGACCGAATTTGCTATATCAGGGAAGATGCTCCTGATTAAAGGATGAGTGCAGCCTGATCTGTCTTGCATATGCTTGCTTGCCCTCCAACACACTATGACTAAGCAAGAAGGGCCTCCCCCATGCAGTCcctcaatcttggacttcccagcctccataactgtgagTAGAGTAAACGACCATTATTTAAAactcacccagtctgtggtattctgctACAGCAGTAAATAATGGACTTTCCCTCAGGTGCCCAAACACAGTGCCCGGGACTGCAGCTCTGCACTCCACGTGCAGTGGGACCTTGAGCAAATTCCTGGACACTGTCGatatccaatttttttaaaaagcaaggggCTGAACCAGTTCTGAGACTCTTACAGCCCAAATCATTGAAAGAGCCTATTATCTATCCTCAACCTCTCCTGTCCACCACATCAGACACATAgagtgacagaaaaagaaaaaagtgccaTACCATGTGGTGGTGAAAGTTGCCTGAGGGTGAAAACTTCATCTGTTTAGCAGGAACAGGTGCTATAATATCATCATCTTCATCCAGGTCATATAAATTCtgagaataaagaaatacaaGCTAATGTGGCATGCAGGCCCACAAAAGACATCCAGCCCAAGCACAATGGGGAAATGAATGCTACAGTAAGTGAAAGATCAAGGGAAAAGGTGAGCACAGGGGTGGAGATGCCTGGAAAGACTGGCCTTGGAGCCTAGGTTCAAGTCCTGACAGGTGACTTCTACCCATGGGGCCTGATTAAAAGTGCTCCACACACATCAGAAGTACATTGCCATAAGTACACAATACCCATCAAGAATCCATAAAATGAGCCAGGTatagtggtacacatctgtaatcccaagaCAGGAGacttcaagtttgaggccagcctcagcaactaagcaagaccctgtctcaaaataaaattaaaaagggctaaagTGCTAaagtgctcagtggtaaagtgccccctggattcaatccccagttggGGGGGGGTGTGAATCCCTAAAATGTTTGCTTATAGTCATGTGTCTCTTAATGACAGGGACATGTTCTGAGAAgtcattaggtgattttgttACGTGAACATCACAGAGCATACTTCCACAAACTATGCAACTACACACGTCTATATGGGATAAACTGTCATATATGCACCCCCAGTATTGACCCAAATGTCACTGTGCAGCACATGGTTGTATATCCTTTGGTTTGGAAAGCCCATTCTGGATAATCTAGCCCACAGCAGTAAACTCAACCCCCACCCCACTTATGTTAACACCAGTATTTCTAACAGcaaaagagacaggaaaagggTCTAAatgcttgaattttaaaaatagaaaaagaatggcacaaacaagaacaaaattgCAACTACAACTaggcatttaatttaaaatcacacacacacacagacacaaaacacaCCAGGAAGCTATGACCAAAACATTATTTTGTGTGCACAACATATCTAAATTAAACACTGTAGCTCCCCCCACTCATTAAGAAGCTTTTTgttaaaactcaaattacaaaaagtCAAATGAACTGGAAACCTTGAACCTGGCTCCAGCTGATTCACCCAAGTTGGCTTCATCAAaacgtgcacacacgcacacggaCATGTacacatattctctctctctctctctctctctctctctcattctctctctctctctctctctctctctctctacctgtTTGGCCTGGTGGTTATTGACAACATTGATCCTCATTCCAGCTGGATGGGCATGAAGTGGCACCATGGCCTTCTGCTGTGGAACCTAGAAACACTCAGTGATCACAATCTATCCCAAAGGGTTCACAAGCACTCTGTGAATATGAGGTCACTGAATTTGAAATATAGTGAGCATGCAGTTTGGATCTTTGGTAAAAAGGACTACAGAGTGCCTTGCCCCCAAGCAAGAAGGTATCATTATCCCAGAGACCATGCAGTAATGCAATTGAAGTGCTTTAAATTAAACTTGGCTCCATCAATGTTTGCTACTGCTATGCGTATTAACAAAGCTGCCCAGAGATTAAATGACACTGTTTCTCattttgggggagggggggtTGGGGAGGTAGGGGGCCCCCAACTTGACTAGCAGTCAGATCTAACTAGGTTTCTACCCTGGTCCTTCCACTGCCTGGCTATGTAATGTTAGACATGGTATTtcatctctgagccacatccccagattcTTTTATAAAACTGGGGTAACAGTCCTAAAGTTAGAGTAAGGAATACATAACATCAAATACACTAAGTGCCTGCTGCACAGCAAATGGTCAAAACGTttcactcttttccctctcttccctatACTACTTCTCCCTTAAGAAAATCATTTCTCTTGACCTCCCCATTCTTTTTAAGAGAGAATATGGTCCTTCTTCATGTTTGCTCAGCTATAATGAACATAAAAAGCCTTTGTAAACAGCCAAGGGCTGTCCCAACACTTGGGAGAACTGCACTTTTGCCCAGTCACTCTCCCCTCACCCCCAAATCTTCCTGCCTAAATCTGCCTTTCTTCTTGGCTTTCTGAGAATTCGTGACAGAAACTGCAACCTACCTGGATGGTTTTGGTGAGCTTCAAAGCAGGGGTCACTGTGCCAATGGGTGGGCTTGTGAAGGCATCAGGGGAACTCCTCCTCAAGCTGATCTTCTCCCGGGCATCAGCTACCTGGCGAGGCTTCTGTGGCACTGTGCTCTGCTGCTTGCGTGAGTTCAGCATCTCTCTGGCATCCTGCACTTTCCCTTTGATTCGAAACCGTGCATCTTTCTGCAAAAGCTTCTCCCGAGCATCTTTGACTCCCAGCTTGAGCCGGGCATCTGAAAGGCCTATCTTCTGCCGGGCATCAAATCGCTGCTGGAAGGTGGCTGTGCGTGTTGGCTGGCTGAGAAGGCTCTGCTGGATCCCAACTCGAGATCGGACACCTCCAACTCCTCCTGGTCTGGCGCTGAGCCTACAAATACAAACTGTAATAGTAAGTGGATCTGAATATCACCAGTGGCCCATGGAGGAGAACCTGGGAATCTGGGAATAGAGCAGGTCCTACAGAAACCAGATGCTGCTTCCTGCCTGTGTGTAAGTCAATACTTaattcaacataaaatataacaGACTTCTTTTTTACTTCATGCCTTTTAACTTTGtatcataaacaaaattaagaaagaggGTCTGGATTTCCACCCCTAGTTAAGACTGTCTTACTCCCCAAATCAGGTGTTTTGAAAGATCACATGAACAATAACCCCCAGACAATGCCAGTCAAATAAGAAACAATCCCCAAGATTTCAAACCCCACTTAGCTGGAAAGCAACTTGCTCCCAAAGCTGctctttttttgttactggggactgaacccaggggcactttaccactgagtcagatTCCtactctttgaaaaatattttatttagaaacagggtctaagttgcttggggactcactaagttgctgaggttagccttgaactcgcaacacttctgcctcagcttcctgagtcactggaattacaggaatgcaccaccccGACCCCACCTGGCCACACCCCCACTCTTCATCAGCCCTCTCAGAACTAGAGGGGCACCTATTATGTCTGCTTTACAGTGGGAGAAGCATTCCTGGCCATGCTGCATGAGACCTCCTCCTCTGGGTTGCAATTAAAAAAGTCAATATGTGGGTCTCATTAGCAACTCAAAGAATGACAAAAagacttagaaaagaaaaataatggctcactgcaataacaataaaaatgtcaaGTTTCAGAAACCATTAAAACTGGAAACTTGTTAATTAACTCCCTTAAACAGGTTCTTTCTCTTTCAgcagtttgtttaaaaaaaaaaaaaaaaaaaaaaagctcttctGAGTATAACACTAGAAGTCTTCCTGGGATCTGTGGGCTTTTCCTAACCTGTCTATCCATGAAGAATAGAgaggccttgatcttggactttctgcCTCTAGCACCAAGAGAAATAAACTTCTCTGGTTTATAGGCCACCCAGTTCATGCTATTTTGTTAGATAGCAGCCCAAGCAGACTGGACAATGATGCACAGTTCCACTTTTCTCTTTGGGAAATGGCAACTTGCTTTAAGGTTTACTTTCCAGTAGGTCTGACTGGGTGGGAGAGAAGATGGAAGGGTCATTTACAGTATCAATTAGAATAAGTTGAAGGTTGAGGAGGCTGCTGTGcctggtggcgcatgcctgtaatcacagttgATTTTAGGAGGCCGAAGATCCTAAATTTAAGGCCAGTCTGAACAACTTAGCTAGACTCTAagttgtaattcagtggtagagtatctctgggttcaatcctcccggctaaaaaaaaaaaatgtggagacGGTTGCATGTTCGGCCCTACTCTATTTTCTCACGTAAAGACTTTGGAAAGGCCAggtgtgtggtggtgcaggcctgtaatcccagcagctcaggaggctgaggcaagagggttgcaagttcaaagccagcctcagcaacttatcaccctaagcaacttagtgagaccatgtctcaaaataaaaaataaaaatgggccagggatgtggctcagtggttaagtgttcctgggttcaatctctggtacaaaaagaaaaaaagactctgGAAGATGGATTAGAGATGCCTTAGAGAAAGCAGAGCCACAAGGAACGAGTGTGGAGGGAGGCCAGCATACACAATTCGGGAGAAGGAAACAGCTGTGTGGTGGACAGCACCCACCTCCCCTGGCCTAGGCTATCCTAGGCTTCATGGTCCATGACCTGCAAAGCCATGGACAACAGTGGGCCTATCCAGAAACCTGTAGCTACTCTGAAGGACTCTTGGTGAGAATGAAGGTCCTACCCTCGAGCAGGGTGCTCCCACTGACCTTTTTTtaaagggtgcttaaccactgagctacacccccaaccctttttgttttttgagatagggtctcactaggttgcttagagtctcaaatagttgctaaggctggctttgaacttgccatcctcctgcctcagtctccccagccactgggatcacatcATGCCCAGCCCGTctctggcttaaaaaaaaaaaaaaaaaaaaaaaaaaagtttcaagttCTCTCACATCTGTTAATGATGTCCTTCAAAGAGAAGAAACAGGTTATGCATTCAGATCAGGAGCTGCTACTGAAGTCTACTCACAAAATGGGAAAGGTTTTGGCCAACAATTCCCACAGAGATCCATGTGAAACAGGGGCTAGTGGAAAGCATCCCAGAAGAAAAAGCTTACTTACTGAGGCCACAGGCTCTGGGTCAGGCAATCAAATTACCAAAACGAACATGGTGAGGTACAGGTCTCTAGGTCCTCCAAGCTGAGGTGTGGCATAGAGATCCCCAAATAATCACCACGCTTCTACTCTAACAGAGGATGGTACAAAGTCAAAGAGGATACCATTCGCGTGGGAAGGCTAAGACAGTGGCCTAGGGTGCCTGAGAAGAGCAGTTTGTCAAAGGTCAAATGCAGAAAAGACGACTCTGGCCCACAGCTCGCAGCTTCTTTGCTCTTAGGACTCAGGCGAGCAGCCAAGTCAGCCTCTAGCTTTCCCAAACTTAAGAGCATTCCTTCACTTTTCCCATATCACTCAGGCAAAGCCTCTGCTACCCTGGTCTTCAGGTGAAGGTCCCCCTGCCCTTGGAGCATTCAAAGCATTCGACAAAGTTCCATTAAGGCATTTACCATGCTGAATCACAGACTGATTTGTTTACAAGCCTGCATCTCCCACAGAACTGCCAGCTTCTCAGGGGCACCCCCTGTACCTTCTCACCTCTGTCAACCCTGCTTCAGGGAAATGGTAGGGCTCAAAGGGCTTTCTGGTGCCAGGAATCCTATAAAGCTACTAGCATACATCCTTCTCCTGGGCTCACAATCTCTGAGGCTAGCTGCCATCATCTCCATATGATTCCTGGAATGACTGAATCACAGAGCTAGTGGCCATAACCAGAACAGAACTCCAGGGCCACCAGACTCCAGAGCCCACTCTTCTCATTGTAACCCACTCCAAGTTTCCCTCCTTCCTACTCCAAGCTCCAGAGGAATAAGATGGAGAAACGGTGGTTGCCCTGAAGGGCTTCTCCTAGAGAAACCAGCCCTCACTGACTACCCACTGCTCTGCAGGATCCTGACCTCCAGTCTTGCCAGCAGAGAGGGAGGCACCCATGTAGCCAGGGCACAAGAGCTTCAGGAAAAGTCCCCTGGAAGAGAAAGGAGCTGGTCTCCCACTGTGACAGAACATCACAAATGGAACCAGGCTACATAAACAAAAGTGGAGGACTCAGTTGGTCATGGTGTGCACCACACAGTGGGAGTCAGACACATCCCAATCAAACCCGATCCTTTTCCAAGACTTCCCAACTTTGGTCTTCTCCAAATTCTACCTTCTCCCATCACCAAGGCACCTCTCACTATCAAAGGGTCCCTGATATTATAACTACAGGAGGTGAGACCATCTAATCTTGTAAAATTCCATGTTATAATACCATAAGGCTGGGTAAATCTAGAGCTCCACAGTTACCAATTTTGCTTTCAAGTCAACTTACCCAGTATCACCCATCACAAAGTCAATAAAACACTagtaccaagggaaaaaaaaaaaaaaaaaaaaaaaaaaaaaaaaaaacagtggtgggagaggaaaaaaaaaagaatgaccaaGAGCCTCATTCTAAATTAAGGTTAATAATGagattctttttttggtactggggattgaacccaggggtacttaaccactgagccacatccccagccctttatattttttattttgggatggggTTTCACAagtggtgaggctggctttgaacttgcaacctcctgcctcggcctcctgagtcactgggattacaggtgtgcgccactgtaaCCAGCAACTATGAGATTCTTGAAGACAAATTTCCTATCCCTGAACAGGGATGGAGAAAAGGGCAGACTGACATTTTCTGGCTCACTCTACTACTGAATTTGACCTTTGCATGAGGTGGGCCAGGGGAGGGGGATTAGGTTTCTGCAACCGTAACTTATTCATATTCCTCAACAGTTTCCCTTCTCTGATAATCAGCAATGGCTGTCTGAAGTGCTATACTGAGAATCCCAAGGGAATTTCCAGACTTCACATGAGTGTAGGGTAGATAAGCAATACCTGCTACTGACACAGAAGAGGCAACTAATAGGATTATGAAAGATAAAGATTTGAGGGGCTGGGCacgtagctcagtaatagagcacttgcctaagaaTGTTTGAGGTCCTGAATTTACTACAGGCACAGATTTTTAACATACACCTCATTTAAGCCTCATAACAACCTTGTGAATAGTGTTTAACtgttcacattttataaataaggaaacagatGTGAGGAGCTAATCTCAAAATCAGATACTAATGTTGAAGAATAGATTTGAACTTCATTATATCTAGTTAAAACACTAATAAAGTATGTGTTAATAGTAAAGTCTAGATCTCGAAGATTCAAAACTTAATCTTCCATATTACTAATGTCTGCTCTTTTAGTTCTAACATATTGGTTCTAATacatcttcaaaattaaaataaaacaacacaacaGTTAAGGGTgtttctaaatggaggaaaatctTGGAACTCCAGTCACACCTAGGAATATATATACCATAATGCCTGTCTGGCAGGAGAGACCACTTGTcctggcctgtgtgtgtgtgtgtgtgtgtgtcttgcattgttctgaggactgaacccaggatgctctaccactgagctacatccccagcccttttaaaattttttattgtgagacaagctctcactaaattgctgaggctgatctcaaacttgtggctcctcctgtctcagcctactgagtcactgggagtacaggcatgggccaccttGCCTGGCATATGCCGATATTTTAATCCACAGTCATGCTTCACTTAACGGTAGGGACATGACCTGAGAAATCCATGTACTTATACAAACTTGGCATCACCAGGTGATAAAATCCTAGGGGACCACCCTCCATGTATGTGGTGGGACATCACAGCACCTGACTGCGTCTGACTAGCAGAAAAGATACATTTGCAGGAGGGAGGTGCTGGCAGATGGATGTAGTAGCTACTCATAGTGGGAATGAGTAAGCGACTCCTCAATTTGATGCATTTAGTTCCCTAGTTACGCCAGTCCTTTCAACTCCTTTCACGAATAGCTTTTGGGGGCTCCAGTGTTCAGGCTTTTTATAATCATGGTTCCTCTTCCTGCATGAAAAGACAGCTATTCATCCCAGCAGGCAGCAGTAGTGGTTCTAAGGCAGGCATTAGTCatcaggaattttttaaataaacacccCTGCCAGGGGTAGTTCTCAAAAACATAAAGTCAATTATGTTATCCCCCTGTCTAAGAACTGCTGAGGGCTCCCCAACAAAGCCCAATCCATGGGGGGCCTCCAACGTAACCCCAGATTCTGCCTGCAGCCTCAGCCCCCACTGTAGGGCCTACTTCTGTTTCCAAAACACATTCTGCACTTTTGTCCTCAGCACATGTTCaggagggtgagggagagaggtTCTGAGCAAGTCTTTTAATTGCTCCACTTCAGCCAACAATGGAAACAGTGCAACTGCTTCAAAGTCCTCCCCAGGCATTCTGAGGGGTACTGGGGAGAGTACTGCAGGACAGTGAGAGGGCAAATGCCTTATTGAGCCCTCCCTGCCTACATTCCTGAGACTGGAACCTAGCGCACGCGTGAGAATTAGGGAGGGTCTGTGGGGACTGGGAATGCCTCACCCTCCTGGCTCTGTGGAGGGCAGGGCTGCAGGCGGCTCTGGACAGATGTCTAATCTAAAAGACTCAGGCCCACAAAGGGGGGAACCTGAATTATATAATGTGGACTGTAATCCATGGGGATTTCTGGATTACAGTACATATGTGTTGAGTTGggttttttagtactgggaattgaattcagatcactgggttacatccccagttctttttattttttattttgagatagggtctcactgaattgctgaggctggctatcaacttgcaatcctcctgccttggcctcctgagtcattgggattgcaggcatatgccaccatgaccagctttGAGgacatttttataggaaaaaaagtcTAATTCAAATTATTACTAAGGGTCAATTCTGAATTAGGTTCTTTAGAGAGACACACAAAAACAAGACACTAAGACACTATCCCTTTACTCAAGAGTCTAGAGCagatgtttcatttta encodes:
- the Poldip3 gene encoding polymerase delta-interacting protein 3 isoform X2, giving the protein MADISLDELIRKRGAATKGRLSARPGGVGGVRSRVGIQQSLLSQPTRTATFQQRFDARQKIGLSDARLKLGVKDAREKLLQKDARFRIKGKVQDAREMLNSRKQQSTVPQKPRQVADAREKISLRRSSPDAFTSPPIGTVTPALKLTKTIQNLYDLDEDDDIIAPVPAKQMKFSPSGNFHHHMAGLSSSKLSMSKTLPLTKVVQNDAYTAPAFPSTIRTKALTNMSRTLVNKEEPPKELPPAEPVLSPLEGTKMTVNNLHPRVTEEDIVELFCVCGALKRARLVHPGVAEVVFVKKDDAITAYKKYNNRCLDGQPMKCNLHMNGNVITSDQPILLRLSDSPSVKKESELPRRVNSAPSSNPPAEVDPDTILKALFKSSGASVTTQPTEFKIKL
- the Poldip3 gene encoding polymerase delta-interacting protein 3 isoform X4, which gives rise to MADISLDELIRKRGAATKGRLSARPGGVGGVRSRVGIQQSLLSQPTRTATFQQRFDARQKIGLSDARLKLGVKDAREKLLQKDARFRIKGKVQDAREMLNSRKQQSTVPQKPRQVADAREKISLRRSSPDAFTSPPIGTVTPALKLTKTIQAGLSSSKLSMSKTLPLTKVVQNDAYTAPAFPSTIRTKALTNMSRTLVNKEEPPKELPPAEPVLSPLEGTKMTVNNLHPRVTEEDIVELFCVCGALKRARLVHPGVAEVVFVKKDDAITAYKKYNNRCLDGQPMKCNLHMNGNVITSDQPILLRLSDSPSVKKESELPRRVNSAPSSNPPAEVDPDTILKALFKSSGASVTTQPTEFKIKL
- the Poldip3 gene encoding polymerase delta-interacting protein 3 isoform X3, which translates into the protein MADISLDELIRKRGAATKGRLSARPGGVGGVRSRVGIQQSLLSQPTRTATFQQRFDARQKIGLSDARLKLGVKDAREKLLQKDARFRIKGKVQDAREMLNSRKQQSTVPQKPRQVADAREKISLRRSSPDAFTSPPIGTVTPALKLTKTIQVPQQKAMVPLHAHPAGMRINVVNNHQAKQAGLSSSKLSMSKTLPLTKVVQNDAYTAPAFPSTIRTKALTNMSRTLVNKEEPPKELPPAEPVLSPLEGTKMTVNNLHPRVTEEDIVELFCVCGALKRARLVHPGVAEVVFVKKDDAITAYKKYNNRCLDGQPMKCNLHMNGNVITSDQPILLRLSDSPSVKKESELPRRVNSAPSSNPPAEVDPDTILKALFKSSGASVTTQPTEFKIKL
- the Poldip3 gene encoding polymerase delta-interacting protein 3 isoform X1 is translated as MADISLDELIRKRGAATKGRLSARPGGVGGVRSRVGIQQSLLSQPTRTATFQQRFDARQKIGLSDARLKLGVKDAREKLLQKDARFRIKGKVQDAREMLNSRKQQSTVPQKPRQVADAREKISLRRSSPDAFTSPPIGTVTPALKLTKTIQVPQQKAMVPLHAHPAGMRINVVNNHQAKQNLYDLDEDDDIIAPVPAKQMKFSPSGNFHHHMAGLSSSKLSMSKTLPLTKVVQNDAYTAPAFPSTIRTKALTNMSRTLVNKEEPPKELPPAEPVLSPLEGTKMTVNNLHPRVTEEDIVELFCVCGALKRARLVHPGVAEVVFVKKDDAITAYKKYNNRCLDGQPMKCNLHMNGNVITSDQPILLRLSDSPSVKKESELPRRVNSAPSSNPPAEVDPDTILKALFKSSGASVTTQPTEFKIKL